CTAACATATTGACCATAACGCATGAAATAATTAGCTAGAAATTCTTCTTCGCCTGGATTATAGAATCCTTTTATGACTGTTTTCGGGCCAGCTTCTATTTTCATAGAGGGGTAATGCTCTTTATAAAAAATATCTTTGGCTTGCTCCGCAATCTCAATTTCAAAGTGAATACTGTTCTCGGATTGATAAAATTCTAAGGAACGATTAAGAAGTTCTTCTATAGAATAGCGGGCTGAGCTTTCCTCTACTTCAATGAAGGTTATTCGATCACATCTAAAAACTCTATATGTATTCGTATTTAACTCTATTCCAGTAGCATACCATTGACCAAACTTCGCGGAAATTCTGAAGAATTGTACAGGGTAGCTTTTTGTCTGGTTATTTTTTGTGTATTCAATGTTACAGGCACATTCATTTAGAATACTTGCCAGGATTTTATCTAAAAAACGACTGACATGCTTATGCTGATACATTTCGAATTGTAGAACTTTTTTCATTTTATGAATCTGGTTGATTTGTGTACTCGATAGACAGTGCTCGAACTTTT
This genomic stretch from Paenibacillus sp. FSL H7-0737 harbors:
- a CDS encoding helix-turn-helix transcriptional regulator, translated to MKKSERLNDMMRYLNGREFFNLSDLMVKYNISKSTALRDVTSLEQLGMPIFAEHGRHGRYGILKNRLLSPIIFTIDEVYALYFAMLTLESYQSTPFHLSVNKLNEKFEHCLSSTQINQIHKMKKVLQFEMYQHKHVSRFLDKILASILNECACNIEYTKNNQTKSYPVQFFRISAKFGQWYATGIELNTNTYRVFRCDRITFIEVEESSARYSIEELLNRSLEFYQSENSIHFEIEIAEQAKDIFYKEHYPSMKIEAGPKTVIKGFYNPGEEEFLANYFMRYGQYVRAVKPEGLKQMIQDKLEQLLTHYQKL